The genomic window GGCAAGCCGTTTCATGTTCAGCAGGCAGAACAGATAAGATTATACAAAGAAGCTTGGAAGAAAGCAGGGCATCAGCGTGAAGCGAGAGTATCGGTTAGCCGTTCGATTTTTGCCCTAGTCAACGATCAGGATAAATATTATTTTGGCGGACAAGCAAAAGGCAATGATAGCTTTGGTTATATTGAACAAGACAAAAGAGCTATTTTCGGTAAAAGCTACACGGCTGAACCCGATAAATTGATTGAAGAACTTGCCCAAGATGAAGCAATTCAGGAAGCAGATACATTGTTGCTGACTATTCCGAATACTTTAGGGGTAGATTATAACATACACATTCTATCCTCTATATTAGAACATGTTGCGCCTGCTTTGGGTTGGCGATGAGTTTTTATAAAGAAAGAAAAGCCCTCTGTTGATGAAACGAGGGCTTTTTTTATTGAATTTTGGTATCTATTAAAAAGATAATTTAATTAAGACACCCAAGACAGCAGCGATTAAAATAATATACGGTTCTTGAATTTTTTTGATATAAATTAAAGAAAGAATGCTTGCAAGAGCTATCAGTATTGTTGAAACATCTACAATGCTTCTTTTGGCAATAATGATGACAGAACCAACTAAAGCTCCGACTACAGCGGCCGTTATTCCTTCAACAAATGCTTTGACAGGTTTGTTGTTTACAATTTTCTTAAAAAATGGCGCCAAAGCAATGGTAAAAAGATAGCAAGGCAAAAATGTCGCTAAAGCCGCTGTTATAGCGCCTAAAAGTCCATTTACCAAATATCCTATAAAACCAACAGTTATTACAACTGGGCCAGGTGTAATCATGGCTATAGCGACCGAATCTAGAAACTGCTGTTCTGTGAGCCACTTATTTTCAACAACGACTCCCGAATGTAAAAAAGGAACAATTGCGAGACCGCTACCAAATACAAAAGCACCCGCTTTAGTAAAGAAAATAGCAATTTTCATTAATGTCGAACTTTCAAAAGTCCAAAAGCCAGACGAAATAAGAATTAAGACATTTGTAGTTTTGGCAATCTTAAAATACGGACGAGCCTTTATCAGCATATAAATGAGTCCTGCGGCTACAAATAATAAAATATGCTCTTTTTCTGTGATGTAAGTTATTATGATGGCAGAGACAAAGAAGAACCATAAGATCCATTTTTCTTTAAAAGAACTCACATTCAATTTTCCTATGGATTTTATAGTGAGTTTATAAGAGCTTAGGGTAATGATTCCGATAACTGCCGCGCTTACACCATAAAAAACGGACTGAATCCATAACAGTCCTCCATAAGCTTGATAGATTACTCCAAGAAGTAAAACCATAAGAAATGACGGAGTAATAAAGGCAAAACCTGCTAAAGTAGCCCCAAGAATATTATAATGAACATAACCTACATATATTCCAAGCTGAGCTGCCAAAGGGCCTGGAGCCAATTGAGCCAATGCTAAACCTTCTTTGTACTCTTCGTCAG from Flavobacterium sp. KACC 22763 includes these protein-coding regions:
- a CDS encoding chromate transporter, whose amino-acid sequence is MIEKPKYTLSELILYFLKLGTIGFGGPVALVGYMYKDLVENKKWISDEEYKEGLALAQLAPGPLAAQLGIYVGYVHYNILGATLAGFAFITPSFLMVLLLGVIYQAYGGLLWIQSVFYGVSAAVIGIITLSSYKLTIKSIGKLNVSSFKEKWILWFFFVSAIIITYITEKEHILLFVAAGLIYMLIKARPYFKIAKTTNVLILISSGFWTFESSTLMKIAIFFTKAGAFVFGSGLAIVPFLHSGVVVENKWLTEQQFLDSVAIAMITPGPVVITVGFIGYLVNGLLGAITAALATFLPCYLFTIALAPFFKKIVNNKPVKAFVEGITAAVVGALVGSVIIIAKRSIVDVSTILIALASILSLIYIKKIQEPYIILIAAVLGVLIKLSF